The Candidatus Poribacteria bacterium genome includes the window TTATTGGCATTTGGAACTGTCTGTTTCCTTGTCTATCAACGGATAAAGTCTTATGAACACTCGGCAATCTGGGGCGGCTTAGCCAAAGAGACCGCGCATCAACTCGGAACACCTATCTCGTCGCTGTTGGCATGGGCGGAGCTGCTACATGAGCGAGGTAAAGAGAAAAATGATGCAGCACTTGCTGAACTCTCCGAAAGTATGAGAAATGATCTGGAGCGTTTGCAGAAAACGACGGCGCGCTTCGGTATGATCGGCACGCAGCCACCCCTTACCGAAGTGAATATGGATGAAGTATTTGAAGATGTCCGAGCTTATTTTGAAAAACGGCTGCCGCATATTAGTCGACGCGTTGAAATCCGATTGAGACTACATGAAACACCGCCTATACTCGCAAACGCGCAATTACTGCACTGGGTGTTTGAAAACTTAATTCGTAATTCGTTGGATGCAATGGACAAAGCGGACGGATGGATCCAAATTGAACCAACGCATGACAAACGACACGGCGCTGTTGTTATCAAGTATGTCGACAATGGAAGCGGGATCACCCGCGAAAATCAGCGAAAGATATTTGAACCCGGGGTGTCTACCAAGGCACACGGATGGGGACTCGGATTGACTGTCGTGCAGCGGATCATCCGTGAGTACCATCACGGGAGCATCCGCATGATTAAAACGAGTCCTGACGGAACAACTTTTGAGATTCGACTGCCAGTTGCATAACCCGCATTAATGGACGGTGTAGGCGAAGTAATTACCTGTGCATTTTTCCTGAGTCCGCCGAAGTGAAACTTTCACCCTCGTTAATTGGGCAGTATACCGCACCTGAGCAGATTTTGAAAACGTACGTATGTCACAAACACACCAAATCTTATGGATTGATGATGAAATAGAAGCGTTGCAACCGCATATTCTTGTGCTACGCGACCGAGGCTACGCGGTCACGCCCGTGACAAATGGCGAAGACGGCATCGCGCTTTTAACGCGCGGTGATACGCAGTACAGTGCTATCCTACTTGACCAGGTGATGCCCGGTAAAGATGGAATGGCAACGCTCGATGCAATCCGCTCCATCAACACACAAATCCCAGTCATTCTCGTCACCCAATCCAGCGATGAACAATTTGTTGAGGTCGCTCTTGGCAAGCAGATAACCGATTTCTTGGTGAAACCGATCGGTGTCGCCCAGATCGTCTCAACATTAAAACGCGTCCTTGATCAGCCGCAGATAGTCGTAAATCAGATTCCGAGCCGCTATACAGCTGATTTCAATACTATCCGCGCAATGAAGGAGGCGTCACCGACTTGGCAAGACTGGGTCAATATCTATGTGAAACTCTTACAATGGGATCTGGTATCTGAAAAGTTAGCCGAGGGTGGGTTAGAGGAAACACATCTCGCACAGAAGAAAGAGTGCAATACCGAATTCTCTGACTTTGTCGCGACACATTACCCAGATTGGGTCGCAGGTAGTTCAGACGCGCCGCCCTTATCGGTCAACGTTCTCGATCAGCATGTTATCCCTCAACTTCAATCTGGAAAATCTGTTTATTTTATTGTGGTTGACTGCTTCCGCTTAGACCATTGGTTGGCAGTTGAATCACTCTTGTACCCGTATTTCTCTATCGAACGTCAATATAGTTTTTCAATCCTACCGAGTGCGACAATGTACGCACGAAATGCCCTCTTTAGCGGTTTGTTCCCAATAGAGATTGCCGAACGCTATCCAGAATACTGGCAGGAAGAATCTGATGGGGACACAAGTACAAATCGCTACGAACGCCAGCTCCTCGAAGCACATCTGAAACGCAGAGGTGTCAAGCTGAAGCCAGGAATCCAGTACTTCAAGATTTTTGACACCCGAGGTGGCAACACCTACAAAAAGCGGGTCGCCGCGACCACGCGCGTAAGTCTCTCAGCACTGGTCGTCAATTTCATTGACATCTTGACGCATCAGCGCTCACAATCTGATGTTCTACAGCAGCTTGCACCTGATGAATCCGCTTTTCGGGCTTTGGCGCGCTCATGGTTCTCGCATTCGGTACTTTTCGATATTTTACGCATTATTGCAGCACAAAACGCAACTGTAGTCCTCACCAGCGATCACGGCTCTGTCTTCTGTAACAGAGCAACCCGCGCTTACGGTAATCGTGAGACTACCACCAGCCTCCGATTTAAAATCGGCTCTAATTTAGGATGCGAAGAGGGCGAGGCGGTGTATCTCCGAAACCCAAAGGAGTATCGACTACCGGCGGAAAATACAAGCAAGGACTACATTCTCGCGAAAGACGATTATTATTTCGTCTATCCGAACGATTTTTATAAGTATAAACGGCAGTTTCAAGGAGGGTTCCAGCACGGCGGTATCTCGATGGGTGAACTGATAACACCTGTCGTGACGTTGACACCGCGGCTGTAAGACGCAGCTTGCAAGCCCAGATGAATAGATAGTACACCACTCTATAATTTATTATATCAAGTCAAAGTTATCAGGTCCTTCGGAAAACAGCAAAGGATTGAGACACGGAAAAAGGGTCTCCCTATAGTTGACTTGGTACCACTCCCGCTGGGGGCAACCG containing:
- a CDS encoding PglZ domain-containing protein, whose amino-acid sequence is MSQTHQILWIDDEIEALQPHILVLRDRGYAVTPVTNGEDGIALLTRGDTQYSAILLDQVMPGKDGMATLDAIRSINTQIPVILVTQSSDEQFVEVALGKQITDFLVKPIGVAQIVSTLKRVLDQPQIVVNQIPSRYTADFNTIRAMKEASPTWQDWVNIYVKLLQWDLVSEKLAEGGLEETHLAQKKECNTEFSDFVATHYPDWVAGSSDAPPLSVNVLDQHVIPQLQSGKSVYFIVVDCFRLDHWLAVESLLYPYFSIERQYSFSILPSATMYARNALFSGLFPIEIAERYPEYWQEESDGDTSTNRYERQLLEAHLKRRGVKLKPGIQYFKIFDTRGGNTYKKRVAATTRVSLSALVVNFIDILTHQRSQSDVLQQLAPDESAFRALARSWFSHSVLFDILRIIAAQNATVVLTSDHGSVFCNRATRAYGNRETTTSLRFKIGSNLGCEEGEAVYLRNPKEYRLPAENTSKDYILAKDDYYFVYPNDFYKYKRQFQGGFQHGGISMGELITPVVTLTPRL